In Hippoglossus stenolepis isolate QCI-W04-F060 chromosome 5, HSTE1.2, whole genome shotgun sequence, one genomic interval encodes:
- the LOC118109770 gene encoding troponin I, fast skeletal muscle translates to MSEKKMSSSRKHHIKSLMLSIAKVLLEEEEKEQEEERGRYMEENCPAVSMPRSMQELQELCREIHHKIDVIDEDRYNLEVKVNKSDKEIDDLKIKVQDLMGKFKKPVLRKVRMSADAMLKALLGSKHTVNMDLRANLKQVKKEVKEEDKELRDVGDWRKNIEDKAGMDGRKKMFESEA, encoded by the exons ATGTCAGA aaaaaaaatgtcctcgAGTCGCAAGCATCACATAAAG agtttgATGCTGTCCATCGCCAAAGTTTTgctagaggaggaggagaaggagcaagaggaggagagggggaggtaCATGGAGGAGAACTGTCCTGCTGTCTCCATGCCCAGGAGCATGCAGGAGCTGCAG GAGCTGTGCAGGGAGATCCACCACAAGATCGACGTGATCGATGAGGATAGATACAACCTGGAGGTGAAAGTCAACAAGTCCGACAAGGAG ATCGATGACCTGAAGATCAAAGTTCAGGACCTGATGGGCAAATTCAAGAAGCCTGTCCTGAGGAAAGTGCGTATGTCCGCTGATGCCATGCTGAAAGCTCTGCTGGGctccaaacacacagtcaacatGGACCTGAGGGCCAACCTGAAGCAGGTCAAGAAGGAGGtgaaagaggag GATAAGGAACTGCGTGATGTCGGCGACTGGCGTAAAAACATTGAAGACAAAGCTGGTATGGATGGCAGAAAGAAGATGTTTGAGTCCGAGGCTTAA